Proteins from a genomic interval of Arvicola amphibius chromosome 10, mArvAmp1.2, whole genome shotgun sequence:
- the Cryzl1 gene encoding quinone oxidoreductase-like protein 1 isoform X5, whose protein sequence is MKMEKDFFPVGREVAGIVLDVGTKVSFFRPDDEVVGILPLDSEDPGLCEVIRVHEHYLVHKPEKVSWTEAAGVVRDGVRACTALYYLSHLSPRKSVLIMDGASAFGTIAIQLAHHRGAKVISTACSLEDKQHLERIRPPIARVIDVSNGKGHVAESCLEETGGLGVDIVIDAGVRLYSKDDEPAVKSQLPHKHDIVTLLGVGGHWVTTEENLQLDPPDSHCLFLKGATLAFLNDEVWNLSNVQQGKYLYILFPTDLNCWLGLYTQALPLRR, encoded by the exons atgaagatggaaAAAGATTTCTTTCCTGTTGGAAGAGAAGTTGCTGGAATTGTATTAGATG TTGGCACCAAGGTATCATTCTTCCGCCCGGATGATGAGGTGGTCG GAATTTTGCCCTTGGATTCAGAAGACCCTGGACTCTGTGAAGTTATTCGAGTACATGAGCATTACTTAG TTCATAAACCAGAAAAGGTTTCCTGGACGGAAGCCGCTGGAGTCGTTCGGGATGGCGTCCGAGCCTGCACCGCTCTGTATTATCTTTCTCATCTCTCGCCCAGAAAGTCCGTGCTGATCATGGATGGAGCAAGT GCATTTGGCACAATAGCCATTCAGTTAGCACACCATAGAGGAGCCAAGGTGATTTCAACAGCATGCAGCCTGGAAGACAAGCAACATCTCGAAAGGATTAGGCCTCCTATAG CCCGTGTGATTGATGTCTCTAATGGGAAAGGCCATGTGGCTGAAAGCTGTCTGGAGGAAACAGGTGGCCTGGGAGTAGATATTGTCATAGATGCAGGAG TGAGATTATATAGTAAAGATGATGAACCAGCTGTAAAATCCCAACTACCACATAAGCACGACATCGTCACACTTCTTGGTGTTGGAGGCCATTGGGTAACAACAGAAGAAAACCTGCAG CTGGACCCTCCAGACAGCCATTGCCTTTTCCTCAAGGGGGCAACGCTGGCTTTCCTTAATGATGAAGTTTGGAATTTGTCAAATGTACAACAGGGAAAATATCTTTATATCCTTTTTCCTACTGACTTGAATTGCTGGCTTGGCCTCTACACACAAGCTCTCCCACTGCGGCGGTGA
- the Cryzl1 gene encoding quinone oxidoreductase-like protein 1 isoform X2 produces MKMEKDFFPVGREVAGIVLDVGTKVSFFRPDDEVVGILPLDSEDPGLCEVIRVHEHYLVHKPEKVSWTEAAGVVRDGVRACTALYYLSHLSPRKSVLIMDGASAFGTIAIQLAHHRGAKVISTACSLEDKQHLERIRPPIARVIDVSNGKGHVAESCLEETGGLGVDIVIDAGVRLYSKDDEPAVKSQLPHKHDIVTLLGVGGHWVTTEENLQLDPPDSHCLFLKGATLAFLNDEVWNLSNVQQGKYLCILRDVMEKLSAGIFRPLLDEPIPLYEAKASMEVVQKNQERKKQVVQF; encoded by the exons atgaagatggaaAAAGATTTCTTTCCTGTTGGAAGAGAAGTTGCTGGAATTGTATTAGATG TTGGCACCAAGGTATCATTCTTCCGCCCGGATGATGAGGTGGTCG GAATTTTGCCCTTGGATTCAGAAGACCCTGGACTCTGTGAAGTTATTCGAGTACATGAGCATTACTTAG TTCATAAACCAGAAAAGGTTTCCTGGACGGAAGCCGCTGGAGTCGTTCGGGATGGCGTCCGAGCCTGCACCGCTCTGTATTATCTTTCTCATCTCTCGCCCAGAAAGTCCGTGCTGATCATGGATGGAGCAAGT GCATTTGGCACAATAGCCATTCAGTTAGCACACCATAGAGGAGCCAAGGTGATTTCAACAGCATGCAGCCTGGAAGACAAGCAACATCTCGAAAGGATTAGGCCTCCTATAG CCCGTGTGATTGATGTCTCTAATGGGAAAGGCCATGTGGCTGAAAGCTGTCTGGAGGAAACAGGTGGCCTGGGAGTAGATATTGTCATAGATGCAGGAG TGAGATTATATAGTAAAGATGATGAACCAGCTGTAAAATCCCAACTACCACATAAGCACGACATCGTCACACTTCTTGGTGTTGGAGGCCATTGGGTAACAACAGAAGAAAACCTGCAG CTGGACCCTCCAGACAGCCATTGCCTTTTCCTCAAGGGGGCAACGCTGGCTTTCCTTAATGATGAAGTTTGGAATTTGTCAAATGTACAACAGGGAAAATATCTTT GCATCTTAAGAGACGTGATGGAGAAGTTATCCGCCGGTATTTTCAG ACCGCTACTTGATGAACCCATTCCACTGTATGAGGCAAAAGCTTCCATGGAAGTTGTtcagaaaaatcaagaaagaaaaaagcaagttgttcaattttaa
- the Cryzl1 gene encoding quinone oxidoreductase-like protein 1 isoform X1, with protein sequence MKMEKDFFPVGREVAGIVLDVGTKVSFFRPDDEVVGILPLDSEDPGLCEVIRVHEHYLVHKPEKVSWTEAAGVVRDGVRACTALYYLSHLSPRKSVLIMDGASAFGTIAIQLAHHRGAKVISTACSLEDKQHLERIRPPIARVIDVSNGKGHVAESCLEETGGLGVDIVIDAGVRLYSKDDEPAVKSQLPHKHDIVTLLGVGGHWVTTEENLQLDPPDSHCLFLKGATLAFLNDEVWNLSNVQQGKYLCILRDVMEKLSAGIFRSQLDAPIPAYEASFLWKLLRKIKEDQTSFSIFKPVFLP encoded by the exons atgaagatggaaAAAGATTTCTTTCCTGTTGGAAGAGAAGTTGCTGGAATTGTATTAGATG TTGGCACCAAGGTATCATTCTTCCGCCCGGATGATGAGGTGGTCG GAATTTTGCCCTTGGATTCAGAAGACCCTGGACTCTGTGAAGTTATTCGAGTACATGAGCATTACTTAG TTCATAAACCAGAAAAGGTTTCCTGGACGGAAGCCGCTGGAGTCGTTCGGGATGGCGTCCGAGCCTGCACCGCTCTGTATTATCTTTCTCATCTCTCGCCCAGAAAGTCCGTGCTGATCATGGATGGAGCAAGT GCATTTGGCACAATAGCCATTCAGTTAGCACACCATAGAGGAGCCAAGGTGATTTCAACAGCATGCAGCCTGGAAGACAAGCAACATCTCGAAAGGATTAGGCCTCCTATAG CCCGTGTGATTGATGTCTCTAATGGGAAAGGCCATGTGGCTGAAAGCTGTCTGGAGGAAACAGGTGGCCTGGGAGTAGATATTGTCATAGATGCAGGAG TGAGATTATATAGTAAAGATGATGAACCAGCTGTAAAATCCCAACTACCACATAAGCACGACATCGTCACACTTCTTGGTGTTGGAGGCCATTGGGTAACAACAGAAGAAAACCTGCAG CTGGACCCTCCAGACAGCCATTGCCTTTTCCTCAAGGGGGCAACGCTGGCTTTCCTTAATGATGAAGTTTGGAATTTGTCAAATGTACAACAGGGAAAATATCTTT GCATCTTAAGAGACGTGATGGAGAAGTTATCCGCCGGTATTTTCAG ATCTCAGTTGGATGCACCCATACCAGCATATGAAGCCagttttctttggaaattgttGAGAAAAATCAAGGAAGATCAAAcaagtttttctatttttaagcctGTTTTCCTGCCATAA
- the Cryzl1 gene encoding quinone oxidoreductase-like protein 1 isoform X8 has translation MKMEKDFFPVGREVAGIVLDVGTKVSFFRPDDEVVGILPLDSEDPGLCEVIRVHEHYLVHKPEKVSWTEAAGVVRDGVRACTALYYLSHLSPRKSVLIMDGASAFGTIAIQLAHHRGAKVISTACSLEDKQHLERIRPPIARVIDVSNGKGHVAESCLEETGGLGVDIVIDAGVRLYSKDDEPAVKSQLPHKHDIVTLLGVGGHWVTTEENLQLRILRDVMEKLSAGIFRPLLDEPIPLYEAKASMEVVQKNQERKKQVVQF, from the exons atgaagatggaaAAAGATTTCTTTCCTGTTGGAAGAGAAGTTGCTGGAATTGTATTAGATG TTGGCACCAAGGTATCATTCTTCCGCCCGGATGATGAGGTGGTCG GAATTTTGCCCTTGGATTCAGAAGACCCTGGACTCTGTGAAGTTATTCGAGTACATGAGCATTACTTAG TTCATAAACCAGAAAAGGTTTCCTGGACGGAAGCCGCTGGAGTCGTTCGGGATGGCGTCCGAGCCTGCACCGCTCTGTATTATCTTTCTCATCTCTCGCCCAGAAAGTCCGTGCTGATCATGGATGGAGCAAGT GCATTTGGCACAATAGCCATTCAGTTAGCACACCATAGAGGAGCCAAGGTGATTTCAACAGCATGCAGCCTGGAAGACAAGCAACATCTCGAAAGGATTAGGCCTCCTATAG CCCGTGTGATTGATGTCTCTAATGGGAAAGGCCATGTGGCTGAAAGCTGTCTGGAGGAAACAGGTGGCCTGGGAGTAGATATTGTCATAGATGCAGGAG TGAGATTATATAGTAAAGATGATGAACCAGCTGTAAAATCCCAACTACCACATAAGCACGACATCGTCACACTTCTTGGTGTTGGAGGCCATTGGGTAACAACAGAAGAAAACCTGCAG TTACGCATCTTAAGAGACGTGATGGAGAAGTTATCCGCCGGTATTTTCAG ACCGCTACTTGATGAACCCATTCCACTGTATGAGGCAAAAGCTTCCATGGAAGTTGTtcagaaaaatcaagaaagaaaaaagcaagttgttcaattttaa
- the Cryzl1 gene encoding quinone oxidoreductase-like protein 1 isoform X7, translated as MKMEKDFFPVGREVAGIVLDVGTKVSFFRPDDEVVGILPLDSEDPGLCEVIRVHEHYLVHKPEKVSWTEAAGVVRDGVRACTALYYLSHLSPRKSVLIMDGASAFGTIAIQLAHHRGAKVISTACSLEDKQHLERIRPPIARVIDVSNGKGHVAESCLEETGGLGVDIVIDAGVRLYSKDDEPAVKSQLPHKHDIVTLLGVGGHWVTTEENLQLRILRDVMEKLSAGIFRSQLDAPIPAYEASFLWKLLRKIKEDQTSFSIFKPVFLP; from the exons atgaagatggaaAAAGATTTCTTTCCTGTTGGAAGAGAAGTTGCTGGAATTGTATTAGATG TTGGCACCAAGGTATCATTCTTCCGCCCGGATGATGAGGTGGTCG GAATTTTGCCCTTGGATTCAGAAGACCCTGGACTCTGTGAAGTTATTCGAGTACATGAGCATTACTTAG TTCATAAACCAGAAAAGGTTTCCTGGACGGAAGCCGCTGGAGTCGTTCGGGATGGCGTCCGAGCCTGCACCGCTCTGTATTATCTTTCTCATCTCTCGCCCAGAAAGTCCGTGCTGATCATGGATGGAGCAAGT GCATTTGGCACAATAGCCATTCAGTTAGCACACCATAGAGGAGCCAAGGTGATTTCAACAGCATGCAGCCTGGAAGACAAGCAACATCTCGAAAGGATTAGGCCTCCTATAG CCCGTGTGATTGATGTCTCTAATGGGAAAGGCCATGTGGCTGAAAGCTGTCTGGAGGAAACAGGTGGCCTGGGAGTAGATATTGTCATAGATGCAGGAG TGAGATTATATAGTAAAGATGATGAACCAGCTGTAAAATCCCAACTACCACATAAGCACGACATCGTCACACTTCTTGGTGTTGGAGGCCATTGGGTAACAACAGAAGAAAACCTGCAG TTACGCATCTTAAGAGACGTGATGGAGAAGTTATCCGCCGGTATTTTCAG ATCTCAGTTGGATGCACCCATACCAGCATATGAAGCCagttttctttggaaattgttGAGAAAAATCAAGGAAGATCAAAcaagtttttctatttttaagcctGTTTTCCTGCCATAA
- the Cryzl1 gene encoding quinone oxidoreductase-like protein 1 isoform X6 has product MKMEKDFFPVGREVAGIVLDVGTKVSFFRPDDEVVGILPLDSEDPGLCEVIRVHEHYLVHKPEKVSWTEAAGVVRDGVRACTALYYLSHLSPRKSVLIMDGASAFGTIAIQLAHHRGAKVISTACSLEDKQHLERIRPPIARVIDVSNGKGHVAESCLEETGGLGVDIVIDAGVRLYSKDDEPAVKSQLPHKHDIVTLLGVGGHWVTTEENLQLDPPDSHCLFLKGATLAFLNDEVWNLSNVQQGKYLFTHLKRRDGEVIRRYFQTAT; this is encoded by the exons atgaagatggaaAAAGATTTCTTTCCTGTTGGAAGAGAAGTTGCTGGAATTGTATTAGATG TTGGCACCAAGGTATCATTCTTCCGCCCGGATGATGAGGTGGTCG GAATTTTGCCCTTGGATTCAGAAGACCCTGGACTCTGTGAAGTTATTCGAGTACATGAGCATTACTTAG TTCATAAACCAGAAAAGGTTTCCTGGACGGAAGCCGCTGGAGTCGTTCGGGATGGCGTCCGAGCCTGCACCGCTCTGTATTATCTTTCTCATCTCTCGCCCAGAAAGTCCGTGCTGATCATGGATGGAGCAAGT GCATTTGGCACAATAGCCATTCAGTTAGCACACCATAGAGGAGCCAAGGTGATTTCAACAGCATGCAGCCTGGAAGACAAGCAACATCTCGAAAGGATTAGGCCTCCTATAG CCCGTGTGATTGATGTCTCTAATGGGAAAGGCCATGTGGCTGAAAGCTGTCTGGAGGAAACAGGTGGCCTGGGAGTAGATATTGTCATAGATGCAGGAG TGAGATTATATAGTAAAGATGATGAACCAGCTGTAAAATCCCAACTACCACATAAGCACGACATCGTCACACTTCTTGGTGTTGGAGGCCATTGGGTAACAACAGAAGAAAACCTGCAG CTGGACCCTCCAGACAGCCATTGCCTTTTCCTCAAGGGGGCAACGCTGGCTTTCCTTAATGATGAAGTTTGGAATTTGTCAAATGTACAACAGGGAAAATATCTTT TTACGCATCTTAAGAGACGTGATGGAGAAGTTATCCGCCGGTATTTTCAG ACCGCTACTTGA
- the Cryzl1 gene encoding quinone oxidoreductase-like protein 1 isoform X9, protein MKMEKDFFPVGREVAGIVLDVGTKVSFFRPDDEVVGILPLDSEDPGLCEVIRVHEHYLVHKPEKVSWTEAAGVVRDGVRACTALYYLSHLSPRKSVLIMDGASAFGTIAIQLAHHRGAKVISTACSLEDKQHLERIRPPIARVIDVSNGKGHVAESCLEETGGLGVDIVIDAGVRLYSKDDEPAVKSQLPHKHDIVTLLGVGGHWVTTEENLQLDPPDSHCLFLKGATLAFLNDEVWNLSNVQQGKYL, encoded by the exons atgaagatggaaAAAGATTTCTTTCCTGTTGGAAGAGAAGTTGCTGGAATTGTATTAGATG TTGGCACCAAGGTATCATTCTTCCGCCCGGATGATGAGGTGGTCG GAATTTTGCCCTTGGATTCAGAAGACCCTGGACTCTGTGAAGTTATTCGAGTACATGAGCATTACTTAG TTCATAAACCAGAAAAGGTTTCCTGGACGGAAGCCGCTGGAGTCGTTCGGGATGGCGTCCGAGCCTGCACCGCTCTGTATTATCTTTCTCATCTCTCGCCCAGAAAGTCCGTGCTGATCATGGATGGAGCAAGT GCATTTGGCACAATAGCCATTCAGTTAGCACACCATAGAGGAGCCAAGGTGATTTCAACAGCATGCAGCCTGGAAGACAAGCAACATCTCGAAAGGATTAGGCCTCCTATAG CCCGTGTGATTGATGTCTCTAATGGGAAAGGCCATGTGGCTGAAAGCTGTCTGGAGGAAACAGGTGGCCTGGGAGTAGATATTGTCATAGATGCAGGAG TGAGATTATATAGTAAAGATGATGAACCAGCTGTAAAATCCCAACTACCACATAAGCACGACATCGTCACACTTCTTGGTGTTGGAGGCCATTGGGTAACAACAGAAGAAAACCTGCAG CTGGACCCTCCAGACAGCCATTGCCTTTTCCTCAAGGGGGCAACGCTGGCTTTCCTTAATGATGAAGTTTGGAATTTGTCAAATGTACAACAGGGAAAATATCTTT AA
- the Cryzl1 gene encoding quinone oxidoreductase-like protein 1 isoform X4 yields the protein MKMEKDFFPVGREVAGIVLDVGTKVSFFRPDDEVVGILPLDSEDPGLCEVIRVHEHYLVHKPEKVSWTEAAGVVRDGVRACTALYYLSHLSPRKSVLIMDGASAFGTIAIQLAHHRGAKVISTACSLEDKQHLERIRPPIARVIDVSNGKGHVAESCLEETGGLGVDIVIDAGVRLYSKDDEPAVKSQLPHKHDIVTLLGVGGHWVTTEENLQLDPPDSHCLFLKGATLAFLNDEVWNLSNVQQGKYLFTHLKRRDGEVIRRYFQISVGCTHTSI from the exons atgaagatggaaAAAGATTTCTTTCCTGTTGGAAGAGAAGTTGCTGGAATTGTATTAGATG TTGGCACCAAGGTATCATTCTTCCGCCCGGATGATGAGGTGGTCG GAATTTTGCCCTTGGATTCAGAAGACCCTGGACTCTGTGAAGTTATTCGAGTACATGAGCATTACTTAG TTCATAAACCAGAAAAGGTTTCCTGGACGGAAGCCGCTGGAGTCGTTCGGGATGGCGTCCGAGCCTGCACCGCTCTGTATTATCTTTCTCATCTCTCGCCCAGAAAGTCCGTGCTGATCATGGATGGAGCAAGT GCATTTGGCACAATAGCCATTCAGTTAGCACACCATAGAGGAGCCAAGGTGATTTCAACAGCATGCAGCCTGGAAGACAAGCAACATCTCGAAAGGATTAGGCCTCCTATAG CCCGTGTGATTGATGTCTCTAATGGGAAAGGCCATGTGGCTGAAAGCTGTCTGGAGGAAACAGGTGGCCTGGGAGTAGATATTGTCATAGATGCAGGAG TGAGATTATATAGTAAAGATGATGAACCAGCTGTAAAATCCCAACTACCACATAAGCACGACATCGTCACACTTCTTGGTGTTGGAGGCCATTGGGTAACAACAGAAGAAAACCTGCAG CTGGACCCTCCAGACAGCCATTGCCTTTTCCTCAAGGGGGCAACGCTGGCTTTCCTTAATGATGAAGTTTGGAATTTGTCAAATGTACAACAGGGAAAATATCTTT TTACGCATCTTAAGAGACGTGATGGAGAAGTTATCCGCCGGTATTTTCAG ATCTCAGTTGGATGCACCCATACCAGCATATGA
- the Cryzl1 gene encoding quinone oxidoreductase-like protein 1 isoform X3: MLCTFWSTADSHLGTKVSFFRPDDEVVGILPLDSEDPGLCEVIRVHEHYLVHKPEKVSWTEAAGVVRDGVRACTALYYLSHLSPRKSVLIMDGASAFGTIAIQLAHHRGAKVISTACSLEDKQHLERIRPPIARVIDVSNGKGHVAESCLEETGGLGVDIVIDAGVRLYSKDDEPAVKSQLPHKHDIVTLLGVGGHWVTTEENLQLDPPDSHCLFLKGATLAFLNDEVWNLSNVQQGKYLCILRDVMEKLSAGIFRSQLDAPIPAYEASFLWKLLRKIKEDQTSFSIFKPVFLP, translated from the exons ATGTTGTGTACATTTTGGTCTACAGCTGACTCACATC TTGGCACCAAGGTATCATTCTTCCGCCCGGATGATGAGGTGGTCG GAATTTTGCCCTTGGATTCAGAAGACCCTGGACTCTGTGAAGTTATTCGAGTACATGAGCATTACTTAG TTCATAAACCAGAAAAGGTTTCCTGGACGGAAGCCGCTGGAGTCGTTCGGGATGGCGTCCGAGCCTGCACCGCTCTGTATTATCTTTCTCATCTCTCGCCCAGAAAGTCCGTGCTGATCATGGATGGAGCAAGT GCATTTGGCACAATAGCCATTCAGTTAGCACACCATAGAGGAGCCAAGGTGATTTCAACAGCATGCAGCCTGGAAGACAAGCAACATCTCGAAAGGATTAGGCCTCCTATAG CCCGTGTGATTGATGTCTCTAATGGGAAAGGCCATGTGGCTGAAAGCTGTCTGGAGGAAACAGGTGGCCTGGGAGTAGATATTGTCATAGATGCAGGAG TGAGATTATATAGTAAAGATGATGAACCAGCTGTAAAATCCCAACTACCACATAAGCACGACATCGTCACACTTCTTGGTGTTGGAGGCCATTGGGTAACAACAGAAGAAAACCTGCAG CTGGACCCTCCAGACAGCCATTGCCTTTTCCTCAAGGGGGCAACGCTGGCTTTCCTTAATGATGAAGTTTGGAATTTGTCAAATGTACAACAGGGAAAATATCTTT GCATCTTAAGAGACGTGATGGAGAAGTTATCCGCCGGTATTTTCAG ATCTCAGTTGGATGCACCCATACCAGCATATGAAGCCagttttctttggaaattgttGAGAAAAATCAAGGAAGATCAAAcaagtttttctatttttaagcctGTTTTCCTGCCATAA
- the Donson gene encoding protein downstream neighbor of Son, giving the protein MAVSVPGYSPSFKRPPEILRLRRKRSRNHGAAVPSALPEPTPRRAALAAGLPLRSFPSSGGRGGAATVARRNPFARLDNRPRVADEAREQPSRGPQGAPGSLLDSNGENNLPWEEASHERTVTELSQSQHVPFSESDTTSSEGAELPADWSIKTRLLFTSSQPFSWADHLKAQEEAQGLVQHCRATEVTLPQSVEDPKLSTELRCAFQQSLVYWLHPAFSWLPLFPRIGADKKMSGKPSPWSNDETLQQTLMSDWSVSFTSLYNLLKTKLCPFFYVCTYQFTVLFRAAGLAGSDAITALISPTTRGLREAMKSEGVEFSLPLLEESGRKKKGREANLESEEEPVASDEDEEESFSWLEEIGVQDQIKKPDMISVKLLREKNEVQMDHRPESVVLVKGLSTFTLLNFLINCKSLVATSGAQAGLPPTLLSPVAFRGASMQMLKARSINVKTQDLSGYRDKFSLEITGPIMPHALHSVIMLLRSSQRGSFSAGMYAHEPTAAFNACLPLEKEPPRKDAPKNLANCGLHPKTLQQLSQIPLLGKSSLRNVEMNDYIFNWRS; this is encoded by the exons ATGGCCGTGTCCGTTCCCGGCTACTCGCCCAGCTTCAAGAGGCCGCCGGAGATTTTGCGGCTCCGCCGGAAAAGGTCTCGGAACCACGGTGCCGCCGTGCCTTCTGCACTTCCGGAGCCCACGCCTCGCCGCGCGGCGCTGGCGGCCGGGCTGCCCCTGCGCTCCTTCCCGAGCTCGGGCGGGAGAGGCGGCGCCGCGACCGTCGCCCGCAGGAACCCTTTCGCCCGCCTGGACAACCGGCCGCGGGTCGCCGACGAGGCTCGCGAGCAGCCGTCTCGGGGTCCGCAGGGAGCTCCGGGCTCG cTTTTAGATTCTAATGGAGAAAATAATTTGCCGTGGGAGGAAGCGTCTCATGAAAGAACTGTCACCGAACTGTCccag AGTCAACATGTACCATTCTCTGAATCAGATACGACTTCTTCAGAAGGTGCTGAGTTACCTGCGGACTGGAGTATTAAAACCCGACTCCTTTTCACCTCTTCTCAACCCTTTTCCTGGGCAGATCATTTGAAAGCACAGGAAGAAGCCCAAGGTCTTGTCCAGCATTGTCGGGCCACAGAAGTCACTCTACCCCAGAGTGTAGAG GATCCCAAGCTCTCCACTGAGCTCCGTTGTGCCTTCCAGCAAAGCCTTGTCTACTGGCTTCACCCTGCCTTTTCATGGCTGCCACTTTTCCCTCGAATTGGAGCTGATAAGAAGATGTCTGGAAAGCCCAGTCCATGGTCAAATGATGAAACTCTGCAGCAAACTCTAATGAGTGACTG GTCTGTGAGCTTCACTTCTTTGTATAATCTGCTGAAGACGAAGCTCTGCCCCTTTTTCTACGTCTGCACCTATCAGTTTACTGTCCTGTTCCGGGCTGCGGGATTAGCAGGAAGTGACGCCATCACGGCGCTCATCTCTCCTACAACCAGAGGGCTAAGAGAAGCCATGAAAAGTGAAG GTGTTgaattctctctgcctttgctaGAAGAAAGTGGTCGCAAGAAGAAAGGACGAGAAGCAAACCTGGAGTCTGAAGA GGAGCCAGTGGCCAGCGATGAAGATGAAGAGGAAAGCTTTTCTTGGCTGGAAGAGATAGGTGTGCAAGATCAaattaaaaagccagacatgatcTCTGTCAAGCT acttagagaaaaaaatgaagtacaaatGGACCACAGGCCTGAGTCTGTTGTACTGGTGAAAGGACTCAGCACTTTCACGTTGCTCAACTTTTTGATCAACTGCAAGAGCTTAGTTGCTACCTCCGGTGCACAGGCAGGCCTCCCTCCAACCCTTTTATCCCCAGTGGCCTTCCGAGGGGCTTCAATGCAAATGCTTAAG GCACGAAGCATTAATGTAAAGACACAAGATCTTTCTGGGTACAGAGACAAGTTTAGTTTGGAGATCACAGGTCCCATTATGCCTCATGCTCTGCACTCTGTGATCATGCTACTCAGATCTTCACAGAGAGGGTCATTTTCTGCTGGAATGTATGCACATGAGCCAACTGCTGCATTCAATGCCTGCCTGCCACTGGAGAAGGAACCGCCTAGA AAAGACGCTCCTAAGAACCTTGCTAACTGTGGGCTGCACCCCAAAACCCTGCAGCAGCTCAGTCAAATACCACTACTGGGGAAGTCATCCTTAAGGAATGTGGAAATGAATGACTACATTTTTAATTGGAGATCCTGA